A single genomic interval of Alistipes provencensis harbors:
- the xerD gene encoding site-specific tyrosine recombinase XerD: MAENTKKWEEVGRRYRTYIKLEKRLSKNTVESYMRDLRQFAHFILRQWDVAPHKVEEAMIERYMAWLYDKGREKTSQARALSGVKSFFNFLMISDKIESSPAEFVLTPKFGRQLPDVLTTPEIDRIIAAVDTSTPKGLRDCAMLEVLYSCGLRVSELTSLRMQDLFFGEGYIRVIGKGDKQRLVPISAAARDRIQLYLEKRRSARASEEIVFLNNRGGQLTRVMIFTILKEAARRAGITKRISPHTFRHSFATHLLEGGASIRQVQEMLGHESILTTEIYTHLDREHLRRTIEEHLPI, translated from the coding sequence ATGGCAGAAAATACGAAAAAGTGGGAGGAGGTCGGACGCCGCTACCGCACTTATATCAAATTGGAAAAGCGGCTCTCGAAAAACACCGTCGAGTCGTACATGCGTGACCTGAGGCAGTTCGCCCATTTCATCCTGCGCCAGTGGGACGTCGCGCCCCACAAGGTCGAGGAGGCGATGATCGAGCGTTACATGGCGTGGCTCTACGACAAGGGGCGTGAAAAGACGTCGCAGGCGAGGGCGCTGAGCGGCGTGAAGAGCTTTTTCAACTTCCTGATGATCTCGGACAAGATCGAGTCGTCGCCCGCGGAGTTCGTCCTGACGCCCAAATTCGGACGCCAGCTCCCCGACGTGCTCACGACCCCGGAGATCGACCGCATCATCGCCGCCGTGGACACCTCGACGCCCAAGGGGCTGCGCGACTGCGCCATGCTCGAAGTGCTCTACTCGTGCGGACTGCGCGTCTCGGAGCTCACGTCGCTGAGGATGCAGGACCTCTTTTTCGGCGAAGGCTACATCCGCGTGATCGGCAAGGGCGACAAGCAGCGGCTGGTGCCGATCAGCGCAGCGGCGCGCGACCGCATCCAGCTCTACCTCGAAAAGCGGCGGAGCGCCCGGGCCAGCGAGGAGATCGTATTTCTGAACAACCGCGGCGGGCAGCTCACCCGGGTGATGATCTTCACCATCCTCAAAGAGGCCGCCCGGCGGGCCGGGATCACCAAGCGCATCAGTCCCCATACCTTCCGCCACTCGTTCGCCACGCACCTGCTCGAAGGCGGCGCCTCGATCCGCCAAGTGCAGGAGATGCTGGGGCACGAGAGCATCCTGACGACCGAGATATACACCCATCTCGACCGCGAGCACCTGCGGCGCACAATCGAAGAGCATTTGCCGATCTGA
- a CDS encoding DNA polymerase III subunit, whose protein sequence is MRFADIIGQDDLKRHLTQSVDAGRVSHAQLFTGLAGSGALALAVAYVQYLCCRHRRDGDSCGECPDCKQIETLAHPDLHLVFPVNKQGKKSGEVMRSDEFLPLFRTLFAERGGYVSPQDWYDRLDLGKTLKGMIAAREADEIIRKLSFKSFEADYKTMLIWLPETMNEEAANKILKILEEPWDRTLFILVSEQPDRLLPTIISRTQEVAVPRIAPDVLERVAAAKGVSDPLQARNMARLAGGNLLELNHLVAGESDALRKENFDLFCGLMRLSYNDKHLELVSWAEDAAQLSREQQRAFLRDAARLLRESYMLHAGIREVSYLWGEELAFCSKFAPFVGSQNIEPLIAEIESASAQIVQNGNPTIVFTHFALSVSKMIKHL, encoded by the coding sequence ATGCGTTTTGCGGATATCATAGGACAGGACGATTTGAAACGGCACCTGACGCAGTCGGTCGACGCCGGCCGCGTGAGCCATGCTCAGCTCTTCACGGGGCTGGCCGGTTCCGGGGCCCTCGCGCTGGCCGTGGCTTATGTGCAGTACCTCTGCTGCCGCCACCGCCGCGACGGCGACTCGTGCGGCGAATGCCCCGACTGCAAGCAGATCGAGACGCTGGCGCACCCCGACCTGCACTTGGTCTTCCCCGTGAACAAACAGGGCAAGAAGTCGGGCGAGGTGATGCGCAGCGACGAGTTCCTGCCCCTGTTCCGCACGCTGTTCGCCGAACGGGGCGGCTATGTCTCGCCGCAGGACTGGTACGACCGGCTCGATCTGGGCAAGACGCTCAAGGGCATGATCGCGGCCCGCGAGGCCGACGAGATCATCCGCAAACTCTCGTTCAAGAGTTTCGAGGCCGACTATAAGACGATGCTCATCTGGCTTCCGGAGACGATGAACGAGGAGGCCGCGAACAAGATACTCAAGATATTGGAGGAACCGTGGGACCGGACGCTCTTCATTCTGGTCTCCGAGCAGCCCGACCGGTTGCTGCCGACGATCATCTCGCGGACGCAGGAGGTCGCCGTGCCGCGCATCGCTCCCGACGTGCTCGAACGGGTCGCGGCCGCAAAGGGTGTTTCCGATCCCCTGCAGGCCCGCAACATGGCGCGGCTGGCGGGCGGCAACCTGCTGGAACTGAACCATCTGGTCGCTGGCGAAAGCGATGCGCTGCGGAAGGAGAACTTCGACCTTTTCTGCGGCCTGATGCGCCTGAGCTACAACGACAAGCACCTCGAACTGGTCTCTTGGGCCGAGGATGCGGCGCAGCTTTCGCGCGAACAGCAGCGGGCGTTTCTGCGCGATGCTGCTCGGCTTCTGCGCGAGAGCTACATGCTCCACGCGGGCATCCGCGAAGTCAGCTACCTCTGGGGCGAGGAGCTGGCCTTCTGTTCGAAATTCGCCCCTTTCGTCGGCTCGCAGAATATCGAGCCGCTGATCGCCGAGATCGAGAGCGCCTCCGCACAGATCGTGCAGAACGGCAATCCGACGATCGTTTTCACCCATTTTGCCCTCTCGGTGAGCAAGATGATAAAACATTTGTGA
- a CDS encoding Ig-like domain-containing protein — MNTPRHTLYLLRLVVALLFVSAFLSRCASMMTPTGGPRDSLPPVIVNMTPDNNSTNRPLVGHEKIYIEFDEFVQLKDQQKEFFTSPAMKKKPTVSLRGRGVVIQLRDTLAPNTTYSLNFGSAIRDNNEGNPLYSMRYVFSTGPEIDSMLLTGYTADSYKADSVSKTFIWFFPADSVENVAEYDSTVFKYKPASIARAENNGIFIAQNLKPIPYRVYAVQDKNDNQMYEPGNDQVGFLEKTYNPAEMPDFAMWYDSIRQYVTAEPQLYFRMFTDKAFRRQMLSESERPQQHKAMLYFASAHPKITSLRFDSIPADRVIFDPQTVGRDTIALWFNVPSADLPDTIKGEITYFKHDTVNRLQEVTEPLKLAWRLIETKEQEREREKLERDRRKAEAAGEEWIEPKKPNPFAFKLPTSGDINPENHLTVEFDYPLVKIDSSRLLLTRLLEDNSVEDVPVRMVRDTGQLRKWYIRAPWKTAGQYTLTIPEGTITDVAGLSNDSIVGKYTVLDPEKFATVKIRVNGRDDGTKYIVQLLDGNNALKQERRDVVTGDIQFNYVPAGEIKFRVIEDKNGNGKWDTGNLVERRQPERAEIYANDEGEDTFATKTNWEIEFTMDMNRIFAPVTMQSLSRLLDEREAQRLRREEEKRLKEGPKKNQQDRERQQQQQNSNFNSAGGMFNNFR; from the coding sequence ATGAACACGCCGCGACATACCCTTTACCTGCTGCGCCTTGTGGTGGCGCTGCTCTTCGTGTCGGCCTTCCTGAGCCGCTGCGCGAGCATGATGACCCCTACCGGCGGTCCCCGCGACTCGCTTCCGCCCGTCATCGTGAACATGACGCCCGACAACAATTCGACCAACCGGCCCCTCGTCGGGCATGAGAAGATCTATATCGAGTTCGACGAGTTCGTCCAGCTCAAGGACCAGCAGAAGGAGTTCTTCACCTCGCCGGCGATGAAGAAGAAACCCACGGTCTCCCTGCGCGGCCGCGGCGTTGTGATCCAGCTGCGCGACACGCTGGCCCCGAACACGACCTATTCGCTCAATTTCGGCAGCGCCATCCGCGATAACAACGAGGGCAACCCCCTCTATTCGATGCGTTACGTCTTTTCGACGGGCCCCGAGATCGACTCGATGCTCCTCACGGGCTATACGGCCGACAGTTACAAGGCCGACTCCGTGTCGAAGACCTTCATCTGGTTCTTCCCGGCCGATTCGGTCGAGAACGTCGCCGAATACGACTCCACGGTGTTTAAGTACAAGCCTGCGTCGATCGCCCGCGCCGAGAACAACGGTATCTTCATCGCCCAGAACCTCAAGCCGATCCCCTACCGGGTCTATGCCGTTCAGGACAAGAACGACAACCAGATGTACGAGCCCGGCAACGATCAGGTGGGCTTCCTCGAGAAGACCTACAACCCGGCCGAGATGCCCGATTTCGCCATGTGGTACGACTCGATCCGGCAGTATGTGACTGCCGAGCCGCAACTTTATTTCCGGATGTTCACCGACAAGGCGTTCCGCCGGCAGATGCTTTCGGAGTCCGAGCGGCCCCAGCAGCACAAGGCGATGCTCTATTTCGCCTCGGCGCATCCGAAGATCACCAGCCTGCGCTTCGACAGCATTCCCGCCGACCGGGTCATCTTCGACCCCCAGACCGTGGGCCGCGATACGATCGCCCTGTGGTTCAATGTTCCCTCGGCTGACCTCCCCGATACGATCAAGGGTGAGATCACCTATTTCAAGCACGATACGGTCAACCGCTTGCAGGAGGTCACCGAGCCGCTGAAACTCGCTTGGCGGCTGATCGAGACCAAGGAGCAGGAGCGCGAACGCGAAAAGCTCGAACGCGACCGCCGCAAGGCCGAAGCCGCCGGCGAGGAGTGGATCGAACCCAAAAAGCCGAATCCCTTTGCCTTCAAACTCCCCACCTCGGGGGATATCAACCCCGAAAACCACCTCACCGTCGAATTCGATTACCCGCTGGTGAAGATCGATTCGTCGCGCCTGCTGCTGACGCGCCTACTCGAAGACAATTCGGTCGAGGACGTCCCCGTGCGCATGGTGCGCGATACGGGACAACTGCGCAAATGGTACATCCGGGCCCCGTGGAAGACGGCCGGACAATATACGCTGACCATCCCCGAGGGGACGATTACCGACGTCGCGGGCCTGTCGAACGACTCGATCGTCGGCAAATATACGGTCCTCGACCCCGAGAAGTTCGCCACGGTGAAGATCCGCGTCAACGGACGCGACGACGGCACGAAATACATCGTCCAGTTGCTCGACGGCAACAACGCCCTCAAGCAGGAGCGGCGCGACGTGGTGACGGGCGACATCCAGTTCAACTATGTCCCGGCCGGAGAGATCAAGTTCCGCGTCATCGAGGACAAGAACGGCAACGGCAAGTGGGACACGGGTAATCTGGTCGAACGGCGCCAGCCCGAGCGGGCCGAAATCTATGCCAACGACGAGGGCGAGGACACCTTCGCCACCAAGACCAACTGGGAGATCGAGTTCACGATGGACATGAACCGCATCTTCGCTCCGGTCACGATGCAGTCGCTCTCGCGCCTGCTGGACGAGCGCGAAGCCCAGCGGCTGCGCCGCGAGGAGGAGAAACGGCTCAAGGAGGGTCCGAAGAAGAACCAGCAGGACCGCGAACGCCAGCAACAGCAGCAGAACAGCAATTTCAACTCTGCGGGCGGCATGTTCAATAATTTCAGGTAG
- a CDS encoding peptidylprolyl isomerase → MQKKTLFPRIAAAAVAAMLIAACGQPRQQEGTEVLLHTTAGDIRIELDDRTPLHRDNFLKLTREGFFDSLLFHRVIAGFMVQAGDPASRRAPAGEMLGNSDSGYEIPAEITYPALAHTRGALAAARTPDSVNPERKSSGSQFFIVWGQPFDNEALDRIEVRIAASTGREIPIPDSLRGIYNTLGGTPHLDGQYTVFGRVTEGLEVVEAIQGVETDPADRPLEDVRIIRAEVVDEK, encoded by the coding sequence ATGCAGAAAAAAACGTTGTTTCCCCGGATCGCGGCGGCCGCAGTGGCCGCAATGCTCATCGCCGCCTGCGGCCAGCCCCGCCAGCAGGAGGGGACCGAGGTCCTGCTGCATACCACGGCGGGCGACATCCGCATCGAACTCGATGACCGGACGCCCCTCCACCGCGACAATTTCCTGAAACTGACGCGCGAAGGGTTCTTCGACTCGCTGCTTTTCCACCGGGTGATCGCCGGTTTCATGGTTCAGGCGGGCGACCCCGCTTCGCGCCGCGCCCCGGCAGGTGAAATGCTGGGCAACAGCGACTCGGGTTACGAAATTCCCGCCGAGATCACCTATCCGGCGCTGGCGCATACCCGCGGTGCGCTGGCTGCGGCCCGGACTCCCGATTCGGTGAATCCCGAGCGGAAGTCCTCCGGCAGCCAGTTCTTCATCGTCTGGGGACAGCCGTTCGACAACGAGGCGCTCGACCGGATCGAGGTGCGCATCGCCGCTTCGACGGGACGGGAGATCCCGATTCCCGACTCCCTGCGGGGGATTTACAATACCCTCGGGGGCACGCCGCACCTCGACGGGCAGTATACCGTCTTCGGCCGTGTGACCGAAGGGCTGGAGGTTGTGGAGGCGATTCAGGGCGTGGAGACCGATCCGGCCGACCGGCCTTTGGAGGACGTGCGAATCATCCGCGCCGAAGTGGTGGACGAAAAGTAG
- a CDS encoding cytosine deaminase, whose product MLWTPGGIVRNPLLTLSSDGRVLTSDSCPEPDRLAATEFYSGLLVPGFPADYRTAFERLCRDSATPLPELLAQTVTPGGVLVVISGLDYESLRLTSRSQIRML is encoded by the coding sequence TTGCTCTGGACCCCCGGGGGCATCGTCCGCAATCCGCTGCTGACGCTGTCGTCCGACGGGCGTGTGCTCACGTCCGATAGCTGTCCCGAACCCGACCGCCTCGCCGCCACGGAGTTCTATTCGGGATTGCTGGTCCCCGGCTTCCCGGCCGACTACCGCACGGCTTTCGAACGCCTGTGCCGGGATTCGGCGACGCCGCTGCCCGAACTGCTCGCGCAGACGGTGACGCCCGGCGGCGTGCTGGTCGTGATCTCGGGGCTCGACTACGAATCGCTGCGACTGACGTCCCGGTCGCAAATCCGCATGTTATAA
- a CDS encoding outer membrane beta-barrel protein has product MTMKRHIRNVLFAFAVLTAWQGASAQHTLGFTVGYGMGNGRFQPQQEMRAMWGMYSGGLSWRYYGMQRFVGGFGVDLEFLQQGFSFAPNASLVEEKKDYLYYSRHINSVVLPIVWQPHVYMFRNHVRVYLEAAATFSYNFSSTYENEQARANGSSDWKGTYDFKLPRDNRWGYGLAGGGGIAFLIRRFELNFRVRYYFGYSDIVRNRNKYADNTGDGSENPFWATPLRSPLDNLTISVGLNYRFNKQGFETWKPRPKKEKNREVFKYGL; this is encoded by the coding sequence ATGACGATGAAACGACATATCAGGAACGTGCTCTTCGCCTTTGCCGTCCTCACGGCGTGGCAGGGGGCCTCGGCGCAGCATACGCTCGGCTTCACAGTGGGTTACGGCATGGGCAACGGCCGCTTCCAGCCCCAGCAGGAGATGCGGGCGATGTGGGGCATGTACAGCGGCGGCCTTTCGTGGCGCTATTACGGCATGCAGCGCTTCGTGGGCGGTTTCGGCGTCGACTTGGAGTTTTTGCAGCAGGGCTTCTCGTTCGCGCCCAACGCCTCGCTGGTCGAGGAGAAGAAGGACTACCTCTACTACTCGCGGCATATCAATTCGGTGGTGCTGCCCATCGTCTGGCAGCCCCACGTCTATATGTTCCGCAACCATGTGCGCGTCTACCTCGAGGCCGCGGCGACTTTCTCGTACAACTTTTCGTCCACCTACGAGAACGAGCAGGCCCGGGCCAACGGCTCTTCCGACTGGAAGGGAACCTATGATTTCAAACTCCCGCGCGACAACCGCTGGGGCTACGGACTGGCCGGTGGCGGCGGTATCGCGTTCCTGATCCGCCGCTTCGAACTGAATTTCCGCGTGCGTTACTATTTCGGCTATTCGGACATCGTCCGCAACCGCAACAAGTACGCCGACAACACCGGCGACGGGTCGGAAAATCCCTTCTGGGCCACGCCGCTGCGCTCGCCGCTCGACAACCTCACGATCTCCGTGGGGCTCAACTACCGTTTCAACAAACAGGGCTTCGAAACATGGAAACCAAGACCCAAGAAGGAGAAGAACCGCGAGGTCTTCAAATATGGGTTGTAA
- the folK gene encoding 2-amino-4-hydroxy-6-hydroxymethyldihydropteridine diphosphokinase — MARVALLLGGNQGDVKRTLQTAQQLINSRVGAVLRCSHRYESEPWGFPAAERFSNQALEVSTDLSPLEVLDACQQIERELGRNRAAEAVEKASSGAAYSSRPIDIDILFYGDEVIDDERLTVPHPLLAEREFALQPLAEIMRRHPHPVTGVTVGEMLDALRNPLIRR; from the coding sequence ATGGCGCGTGTGGCACTTCTTTTAGGCGGAAATCAGGGCGATGTGAAGCGTACCCTGCAAACGGCACAGCAGTTGATAAACTCCCGTGTGGGGGCTGTTCTGCGTTGTTCGCACCGCTACGAGAGCGAGCCGTGGGGATTCCCGGCCGCGGAGCGTTTTTCGAATCAGGCGCTGGAGGTCTCGACCGATCTCTCGCCGCTCGAAGTGCTCGACGCCTGCCAGCAGATCGAGCGTGAACTGGGCCGCAACCGGGCTGCCGAGGCGGTCGAGAAGGCTTCGTCGGGTGCCGCCTATTCGTCGCGTCCGATCGACATCGACATCCTCTTCTACGGCGACGAGGTGATCGACGACGAACGCCTCACGGTTCCCCATCCGCTGCTTGCCGAACGGGAGTTCGCGCTGCAGCCGCTCGCGGAGATCATGCGCCGGCATCCCCATCCCGTGACGGGTGTCACTGTCGGGGAGATGCTCGATGCCCTGCGCAACCCATTAATACGGAGATGA
- the rbfA gene encoding 30S ribosome-binding factor RbfA encodes METTRQQKIAKQIQKDAADIFQKEGAQIVRGALVTVTAVRVSPDFSYAKIYVSIFPFEQSDEVMQRLEHQNWFIRRALGQRLRNQLKNVPEIQFFLDDSLEYIENIDRALKED; translated from the coding sequence ATGGAAACCACCCGTCAGCAGAAAATCGCCAAACAGATCCAGAAGGACGCCGCCGACATCTTCCAGAAGGAGGGGGCGCAGATCGTCCGCGGCGCGCTCGTCACGGTTACGGCCGTGCGTGTCTCGCCCGATTTCAGCTACGCCAAGATTTACGTCAGCATCTTCCCCTTCGAGCAGAGCGACGAAGTGATGCAGCGCCTCGAACACCAGAACTGGTTTATCCGCCGTGCCTTGGGGCAGCGGCTGCGCAACCAGTTGAAGAACGTTCCCGAAATCCAGTTCTTCCTCGACGATTCGCTGGAATATATCGAGAACATAGACAGGGCGTTGAAAGAAGATTGA
- a CDS encoding FtsX-like permease family protein, whose product MLPQLFARRYLFSSQSRSVVNLIAGLSVAAVAMPVAAMIILLSVFNGFESLVKSMYSAFDADLTVTPRQGQTFGQEEIDSAALRRIPGVGALSFTLEQSALLEHGGRQATATVRGVDDAYAEVFALGDAVSAGEWRVRLGDLERLVVGQSMAWMLGIRSLADADVTLYAVRRGSFSTLLPLENYTRRTEPVGGVYSLDLDTERTYVLSSLRLAQELFGYPGRASSLVLRLDPGADAAGVRRAVAEVVGDDFRVRTRDELRASFYRIMTYEKWGIFFIALLVLVIASFSVVGALAMLIVEKRGDIVTLRALGADTGLVRAVFRSEGFLICGLGALFGVVIGVGASLVQQHFGLIEIPAETFLTKSYPVEFRPSDLLAVLAAFAAVAALLSGITVRSMIKNNE is encoded by the coding sequence ATGCTGCCGCAGCTTTTCGCCCGCCGCTACCTCTTTTCGTCCCAATCCCGGTCGGTTGTCAACCTGATCGCGGGACTGAGCGTCGCGGCCGTGGCGATGCCCGTTGCGGCGATGATTATCCTGCTGTCGGTCTTCAACGGTTTCGAGTCGCTCGTAAAGTCGATGTATTCGGCTTTCGATGCCGACCTGACCGTCACCCCGCGGCAGGGGCAGACCTTCGGGCAGGAGGAGATCGACTCCGCGGCCCTCCGGCGCATTCCGGGTGTCGGGGCGCTGTCGTTCACCCTCGAACAGAGCGCCCTGCTCGAACACGGAGGGCGTCAGGCCACCGCTACGGTGCGGGGCGTCGACGACGCCTATGCCGAGGTGTTCGCCCTGGGCGACGCCGTGTCGGCCGGGGAGTGGCGGGTGCGGTTGGGCGACCTGGAACGGTTGGTCGTCGGACAGTCGATGGCGTGGATGCTGGGCATCCGGTCGCTGGCCGATGCCGACGTGACGCTCTACGCCGTGCGCCGGGGCTCGTTCTCGACGCTGCTGCCGCTGGAAAACTATACGCGCCGCACGGAACCCGTGGGCGGGGTCTATTCGCTCGACCTCGACACCGAGCGCACCTATGTACTCTCCTCGCTGCGGCTGGCGCAGGAGCTTTTCGGATACCCGGGCCGCGCCTCGTCGCTGGTCTTGCGCCTCGATCCGGGGGCCGATGCCGCCGGGGTCCGCCGGGCGGTCGCCGAGGTCGTGGGTGATGACTTCCGGGTCCGCACGCGCGATGAACTCCGCGCCTCGTTCTACCGCATCATGACCTACGAGAAGTGGGGCATCTTCTTCATTGCCCTGCTGGTGCTCGTCATCGCCTCGTTCTCGGTGGTGGGTGCGCTGGCCATGCTGATCGTCGAGAAACGCGGCGACATCGTGACGCTCCGGGCATTGGGGGCCGATACGGGACTGGTGCGGGCCGTGTTCCGCTCCGAGGGATTTCTGATATGCGGTCTGGGGGCTCTGTTCGGCGTCGTTATCGGCGTCGGCGCGAGCCTCGTGCAGCAGCATTTCGGGCTGATCGAAATTCCCGCCGAGACATTTCTCACGAAGAGTTACCCCGTCGAGTTCCGTCCGTCCGACCTGCTGGCCGTCCTTGCCGCTTTCGCCGCCGTGGCCGCCCTGCTGTCGGGCATCACGGTGCGCAGCATGATAAAAAACAACGAATGA
- a CDS encoding DUF4296 domain-containing protein has product MKRFLRITASAALVVLFAACARHKIIPDDKLAQIFHDAFLTNAYINNENVRTDSLRIYEPIFVSYGYTTDDVHYTIGNFSKRKSARLGDIVERAIEMLEREGKFYNREVAVLDTIDNVARRTFTRTVLADSLIRVRSLSDTARLSFSLDVEPGDYQLSLKYLVDSLDRNDKGLKGSVWLERRDSTRTGVYTTTLRRNREETFSRRLTADSSHRRLRIDFLNFTGKPQRPSVTVTDLKVEFTPPTRTAVERLYEQQLDIRIFADEFFRAANPADSL; this is encoded by the coding sequence ATGAAACGATTTCTCCGCATAACGGCTTCCGCCGCTTTGGTGGTGCTCTTTGCCGCCTGCGCCCGCCACAAGATCATCCCCGATGACAAGCTGGCGCAGATTTTCCACGATGCGTTTCTCACCAACGCCTATATCAACAACGAGAACGTCCGGACCGACTCCCTGCGTATCTACGAGCCGATCTTCGTCAGCTACGGCTATACGACCGACGACGTACACTACACCATCGGCAACTTCTCGAAGCGCAAGAGCGCCCGCTTGGGCGACATCGTCGAACGGGCCATCGAGATGCTCGAACGGGAGGGCAAGTTCTATAACCGCGAGGTCGCCGTGCTCGACACGATCGACAACGTGGCCCGCCGGACCTTCACCCGCACCGTGCTCGCCGACTCGCTGATCCGCGTGCGGTCGCTCTCCGACACGGCCCGGTTGAGCTTCTCGCTCGACGTCGAGCCGGGCGACTACCAGCTCTCGCTCAAATACCTCGTCGATTCGCTCGACCGCAACGACAAGGGCCTGAAAGGCTCCGTCTGGCTCGAACGCCGGGACAGCACCCGCACGGGAGTCTATACCACGACCCTGCGGCGCAACCGCGAGGAGACTTTCTCGCGCCGGCTGACGGCCGATTCGTCGCATCGGCGGCTGCGCATCGACTTCCTGAATTTCACGGGCAAGCCCCAGCGCCCTTCCGTGACGGTCACCGACCTGAAGGTCGAGTTTACGCCTCCGACGCGCACGGCGGTCGAAAGGCTCTACGAACAGCAACTCGATATCCGCATCTTCGCCGATGAATTCTTCCGCGCAGCCAACCCGGCGGATAGCCTCTAA